ATAGTGATTGGCAGCTTTTTTTGCCAAAGTCTCATACGAAGTAACCGGCCACGCCGACACAGTAAATAAAAATAAAAAAAAGAAACAAAACATCTTTTTCATAAGCCATCGTTTATCAAAGACGACAATCGTTATTTACAAAGATACCACATTTTTCACATTATCGGGAAAAAGGATGTCCTATCTTTAGTATAATTTATACACCGAAATATTTTTGAACAGAATCTTTCATACTAAAGAATGAATATTCATTTATTTGCTACATTCTAATTTATATTTTACTTTTGTCAGCAAACAAAAAACAAAATCATGAAACAGACATACAAACGTATCTTATTGAAACTAAGCGGCGAATCGCTTATGGGAGAAAAACAATATGGCATAGATGAAAACCGCGTACGTGAGTATGCCGAACAAATCAAAGATATCGCCGCTATGGGAATTGAAATAGGGATAGTTATCGGAGGCGGCAACATTTTCCGTGGCCTGAGCGGAGCAGCCAAAGGAGTAGATCGGGTTAAAGGAGACCAGATGGGAATGCTTGCCACGGTTATCAACAGCCTGGCACTAAGTTCCGCACTGGACACCTTAGGTCAGAAAGCACGGGTATTCACAGCGATCAACATGTTCCCTATCGGCGAATACTATAGCAAATGGAAAGCTATTGAAGCTATGAAAAACGGAGAAATAGCTATTATATCGGGCGGAACCGGAAATCCGTTCTTCACCACCGACACAGGCTCCGCATTGAGAGGCGTAGAAATCGAAGCAGATGTAATGCTCAAAGGAACCCGCGTCGATGGCATATACACCGCCGATCCGGAAAAACATCCCGATGCGGTCAAGTTCGATGAAATAACATACGACGAGATTTATAACCGGGGCCTTAAAGTAATGGATCTTACGGCAACGACCTTATGCAAAGAAAATAACCTGCCTATTATCGTTTTTGATATGGATACTGTAGGAAACCTGAAAAAAGTTTTATCAGGAGAAAATATAGGAACACTGGTACACAACTAAACTTATCACAAAACCATACGATCCGTTTCAGGTGAGGATCGTATGGTAATAAATAATTCGCAAAACAAGCATACTATCTCTATTTATTTCCATTATCGTTCTCAATCAAATATTTTTTGCGAAGCAACGCTATTTCTTATATCTATAAGCTGCAATATACCTTCAGCCCCCTATAAATTTTCACATTTTGTTATACCCTATTTACAGTAAAAACCAATTTATCTGCACAAACATGAAACGAGAACCCAATTTTGAGATATTAAGAACATTAGCGATGCTCTTTATCGTCATAGGACACTTCATCATACACGGCATCACATTTGTATCGAACCATCAGGCCACCTTCGTAAACATGTCTTCTGCCTGGGGTATTTCCAATTTCGTCATTTTAGAATATCTCGTCTACATTACCGGGACAGGGGTAAATTGCTTTGTTATGATAAGCGGTTACTTTCTGGTCAAATCAGAATTCAGGATGAATAAAATATTGAAAATATGGATACAAACTTTTTTCTATTCCTTCTTTATCTGTTTGTTGATAAAACTATCAGGACTATTGCCCTTGGGATTCAAAGATCTTGTTCAATCCGCACTGCCTATCCATTCCGATGCATACTGGTTCGTTTCCAAATACCTGGGCTTGCTTATACTTTCTCCTTTTCTGGCGAAAC
This portion of the Barnesiella propionica genome encodes:
- the pyrH gene encoding UMP kinase — encoded protein: MKQTYKRILLKLSGESLMGEKQYGIDENRVREYAEQIKDIAAMGIEIGIVIGGGNIFRGLSGAAKGVDRVKGDQMGMLATVINSLALSSALDTLGQKARVFTAINMFPIGEYYSKWKAIEAMKNGEIAIISGGTGNPFFTTDTGSALRGVEIEADVMLKGTRVDGIYTADPEKHPDAVKFDEITYDEIYNRGLKVMDLTATTLCKENNLPIIVFDMDTVGNLKKVLSGENIGTLVHN